A region of the Aggregicoccus sp. 17bor-14 genome:
GAGCGCCTCCGCCGCGCAGCTGCGCCTGGTGGCGGCGGACAAGCCCGCGACGGACCGCGCGACGCCGCCCCTCGTCAGCGGGTAGCCCACGCGTCCCGTGCGCCTCCCTGCCCTGCTCACAGCCCTGCTGCTCGCACTCGGCGCCTGCGGCACCCACGACGCGAGCCCCTCGCCCTCCGGCACCCCGGACGGCGGGGGCGCGGGCGGCGACGGGGGCAACCCCGGCCCCGTGAGCCCCGCCGTGCAGGCGCGGGCCCTGGACCTCCTGCGCGCGAGCCCCTACTCGCGTCTGGAGCTCGAGGTGGACAGCGTGCCCGGCAAGGCGCCGCGCGCCGCGTCCATCTCGTTCATCGAGAGCGCGCTCGCGAAGGTGGTGGACAAGCCCGCGGGCGTGAAGGTCGTCCTGGACCAGCAGGACGTGGCGAGCCGCGGCGCGGACCATGTGTGGACGGACGCGGAGCTGTTCCCGCTGGCCCAGCAGACCTTCGGAAACAATGGCGCGGCGGGCACCATCCGCATGCACGTGCTCTTCGTGGACGGCAGCTACCAGAATCCGGACGTGCTGGGCATCGCCTGGGCGAGCACGCACCTGGTGCTCTTCAAGGACGTCATCGAGCACTACTGCCGCCAGGACCCCAGCAGCCTCGTGAGCGACGCCGTGTGCGCGGCCTCCGAGCAGGGGGTGTGGCTGCACGAGACGGGGCACCTGCTGGGGCTCGTGAACAACGGCCTGTCCATGGTGCAGCCCCACGAGGATGCGACCCACGCGAAGCACGACGCGAGCGACCAGTGCATCATGTACTGGGCCTTCGAGGCGCCCAGCAGCATCCAGCTGCTCGCGAAGCGGCTCGGCGCGGGCAGCCCCCAGCTCGAGTTCGACGCCGCCTGCCAGGCGGACCTCGCGAAGGGCCGCGCGGGCCCCTGAGCGAAGCGGCTCAGGCCTGCGGCACGCCGCCCTCGGCCGGGGCCTCGGCGCTGCGCTCGGCCAGGAAGGCCTCGCGCGCGGCGAGCAGCCGCAGCCGCTCGAGCTCGGCCTGCTGCGCCCGCGCGCGCTCGACGCGGGCCCCGAAGTCGAAGCCGCGCAGCCGCACGTCGTCCCCCGCGAGCACCTGCAGCAGCCGCCACAGCGCGAGGCGCCCCTGGGTGGCCGTCTCGAGCGCCTCCAGCTCGTGCAGCCGGCTCAGGGGCGAGTAGCGCACGAGCCTCCCGTTGAGCTTCAGGCGCCCCACCCGCTCCATCACGAGCGCGGCGCGCTGCTTGAGCCCGTCCTCGGGCACGCCGAGCGCGGCCATCACCCGGCGCAGCTGCACGCGGTCGTCGGCGAGCTCGGGCACGAGCTGGATGAAGCAGAGGCCCACCGGGTGATCTTCGTTCTCGCGCCAGGTGCGCCGCGCGAGCTCCACGCCGGCGGTCGCGCCCGCGAGGTGATCGTTGAGGTAGATGCCGAGCAGGCTGAGGTCCACGCGCAGCTCCAGAGGGGCGACGCCCCCGGCCGGGCGCCACGTCGTACGGTCTTCCTGCGCCCGCGGGCGCACAGGGCGCACCCGCAGGGTGGTGCGGCGGGGTGGTGAGCCGGAGCGCCCTCCCCGCCTTCGCGCCCGGAGGCGCCGGAGCTAGCGCGCGTCCGGATAGTGGAAGCGCAGGGGGATCTTCACGTCCGGGTGCAGGCTGCGGGCGACGGGGCAGTCGTGGGCCGTCTGCTCCATGCGCGCGCGGTGCTCGGGGCTGAGCCCCGCAGGCATGTGGATCTCCAGCACCAGCTCGGCGATGCGCCGCGGCGGCGGGCTCATGCGCTTCTCCACCGAGGCGCGCGCCTCGCCGAGCGCGATGCCTTCACGCGAGGCGACGAGCGCCATGGTGGTGAGCGCGCAGGAGGCGAGCGCCGCGCCCACCAGGTCCGTGGGCGAGAAGGAGCCGCCCGTGCCGCCGTTGTCCTTGGGGGCCTCGGTGACGAGCGGCGAGCCCGAGGGGCCGTGCGTGAGCTGCACCTTGAAGGCGGGCGCGCTCGCGGCGGTCATCATCACGCCCGTGGGCGCAGGAGACGCAGGAGGGGTCGGGTTCTGGGACATGCTCGGGGCTCTCCGGTCAGCGAACGTAGGTGTCGTGCTGCTTCGCGTCCTTCACGCGGCTGGGCTCGGCGTCCTCGACGCTCCAGTCCAGCGTCTTCATCAGCTCCTTGCGCCGCTTCTGCACGTCCTTGTCCAGGAAGCGCACCGCGTCCTCCATGCGGTCCATCAGGCGCATCGGCTTGCGCTTCACCTTGGGGTCGCTGAGCAGCGCGTGGGTGAGCCAGGGGAACACGGCCGTCACGTCGGTGTGCACGTAGACGCTGCCCGACTCCACCGCCTCCACGGAGACCTTGCCCCAGGTGTGGCCCTCGCCGGCCGGAGCGCTGGAGAGCGCGCCGTTGTCCACCGGGTCCACGCAGAACTGCAGGTCGATGTCGAAGCCCTGGGTGGGCACGTTGAGGATCTGGTCCAGCAGCGGCTCGCCCTGCAGGGTGTAGTTCTTGGGCACGCCGCCGCCGAGGATCCAGATGGCGAGGCGCTTGGAGCCGCTGTGGCGGCAGAAGTGCTGCATCGCGGCCATCGAGTAGACGTCGTCGTTGATGTCCAGCTCGAACTTGAACTCGTCGCCGAGCAGCCGCTTGAGCTTCACCACGTTGAGGAAGATGGAGCCGTCCTGCACGGCGCCCACCCAGATGGGCACCCCGTGCTTGTACGCGGTGGACAGCAGCGAGGGCTGCTTCACGCCCAGGCTCTTCTCGATCCCCGCCACCGCCTTGCCCAGCAGGTAGTGGAACTCGGGGGTGGTCATCTTCTTCTGGAACTCGGGGCCGCGGATGATCGCGGAGAAGAGGCGGTCCGTGTCCAGCAGCGCCTCCTCCCAGAAGCCGAGGTCGTAGATGCGGATGACGCGCGCGAGCCGGTACTGCAGGTCGCTCGCGTTCGGGTTCACCTCGCGGATGGCGTGGCCGATGATGCGGTGCGCGTCGTGGTAGAGGTTCGCGCCCGTGGTCGTGATGGCCGAGATGACGCCGCGCTCGATGAGCGGGATGAGGCAGCTCTGGTGCAGCCCCGCAGGCGTCATCGCGCCGGACATGGTGAGGAAGATGGAGGCGTCCTGCGCCATCGACTGCTGCATCAGCTCGAAGGCCGTGCGCTCCTGGCGGCCGACGTAGGCGCTGAAGGCGTGGGCGAGCAGCTCGTGCGGCGTCTCCTTGCCGCTGATGGGACGGGGATCCGCCTTGCGCGCGCCGGAGTAGTGGGCGCGCAGGGTCTTGCGGGTCTTCTTCTCGGTCTTGGCCATGGCGAGGCGCGGTTTAGCACCGTGCCCGCGCAGGTGGGGAAGGATCCGCGCGCTAGGCGCTGACGATGGACAGCGGCACCGGCGCGTCGCTCGGCCGCAGGTCGGTCATCGCCAGGGTGTCCAGGGTGGCCGCCCGGTACACCTCGAGCATCCGCTCCTGTCCCAGCTTCCACACCCCGTACATGGTGCAGCTTCGGCTCACCTTGCAGGCGTCGTGGCGGTCCTGGCAGACGTTGACCACCACCGGGCCCTCCACCGCCTCGATCACGTCCAGGAAGGAGATCTCCCGGGCGGGGCGCGAGAGCTGGTAGCCGCCGTGCGCGCCGCGGGTCGAGCGGGCGAGCCCCTGCTCCACCAGCGTCTTGAGGATCTTGGCGAGGAAGTCCTGCGGCACTTCCATCCGGCGCGCGATCTCCTTGAACGGCACCGTCCGCTCCGGCGGCTGGGACGCGAGGAAGATCATCGCGCGCAGGCCGTACTCAATCTTCCGGGAGATCTGGAGTGGGTGCTGCATTCGCGGCCTTCAGCTAGAAGAAGCGTTATCCTTCACCTTAAGTCGCGTAAGAGCGGCTTTCAACTCGAACGCCCGAGCACCGAGCCTTGATCGACCTGCACTCCCATACCACCGCGAGCGACGGCGAGCACGCGCCCGAAGCGCTGCTCGCGCTGGCAGCGAAGGCCGGCGTGAAGGTGCTGGCGGTGACGGATCACGACACGGTCGCCGGGCTCGCGAGCGCGCAGGAGGCCGCCCGCCTGCTCGGCGTGGCCTTCGTGCCGGGCATCGAGGTCTCCGCCTTCGTGGGGCGCAAGGAGGTGCACCTGCTCGGGCACTTCATCGACTCCGCGCACGCGGCCCTGCTCCAGGTCACCGAGCGCCTGCGCGGCGAGCGCAGCGGGCGCATGGAGGCGATGATCGCCCGCGCCCAGGCACTGGGCTTCCCGCTGCACATGGAGCAGGTGCGCGCCATCGCCGGCGACGCCCAGCTGGGCCGCCCCCACCTCGCGCGCCTGCTGGTGGAGAGGGGCTACTGCACGAGCCTGCAGGACGCCTTCGACCGCTACCTGGGCGAAGGGCGCCCCATGACCGTGGAGCGCGAGAAGCTGCAGGGCGCGGACGCCATCCGCCTCATCCGCGAGGCGGGCGGCACCGCCACCCTCGCCCACCCGCAGTCGAGCCGCGTGGAGCTGCCCGAGCTGCAGCAGCTCGCGGCGGCGGGGCTCAGTGGCCTCGAGGTCTTCCACATGGATCACCACCCCAGCGTCCGGGAGAAGTGGAGCAAGCTCGCCCGCCAGCTGGACCTGGTCCCCACCGCTGGCAGCGACTTCCACGGGGCGAAGGTGAGTCCGGGCCGCACGCCGGGCTGCGCCTCGATGCCACGCGCGAACCTGGCCGCGCTGATCGCACGCGCGCCGCGCCCGCAGTGGCATCCGGCCGGCCTATCCCTCTGAGAAGGCGGGCTGTGGCCGCGCGACCTTTCCACCGTAGTCTCAACGGTTTAGGCCCCGAATTCCCTTTGACACCCCGAGGGCCGGGCTTTAGGTTCCGCCGCCGATGAACCCGACCCCGCTGACGCCCTACCTGCCGCTGGCCGTCGTGCTGCTGCTCGCGGGCGTGATGGCCTGCGCCATCCCGCTCCTCGCCGGCATGCTCGGCCCTCGCCGGCCGAGCAAGATCAAGTCGATGGCCTTCGAGGCCGGCTCCGAGTCGAGCGGACCCGCCCGCCAGCGCTTCGCCGTGAAGTTCTACGTCGTCGCGCTACTCTTCATCGTGTTCGATGTGGAGGCCGTGTTCCTCTACCCGTGGGCCGTGAACCTCCAGGCGCTGGGCTGGTTCGGCTACACCGAGATGATCGTCTTCGCGGCCACGCTCGTCGTGGGCCTCATTTACGTCTGGAAGAAGGGCGCCCTGGACTGGGAGAGCTGAGAGCACCATGGCTGAAATCGACGTTGCACCCGTGATTGCCACCCGCCGCGACGACGCGATGGGCTTCATCCAGCGCATGGTCTCCAAGGGCCTCGGCTGGGCGCGCAAGTACTCGCTGTTCACCTATCCCTTCGCCACTGCGTGCTGCGGCATGGAGTACATGTCCGTCGCCGCGGGCCGCTACGACATCGCGCGCTTCGGCGCCGAGTTCCCGCGCTTCAGCCCGCGCCAGGCGGACCTGCTGATGGTGATCGGGACGATCAACCTGAAGCAGGCCCCCATCCTCAAGCGCGTGTACGAGCAGATGGCCGAGCCCAAGTGGGTGGTGGCCTTCGGCGTGTGCGCGAGCTCCGGCGGCTTCTACGACAACTACGCGGTGCTGCAGGGCATCGACCGCATCATCCCGGTGGACGTGTACATCCCCGGCTGCCCGCCCCGCCCCGAGCAGGTGCTCGACGGCCTGATGATGCTGCAGGACAAGATCGGCAACCAGGTGCACCGCATCGGGGACACCGGCCAGCCGAACCCCACCGCCGCGGGCTTCAACCTGCTCAACGCGAGCGGCAGCCCCAAGTAGTCGGCGCGCCGCACCGCAGTGCTCCGGGCCCCGCACGGCTCTCCTCCACGGGAGAGCGGCGGGGCCCGATGCTTTCGGGGCTCACCAGCGGTGGTACGCGGGGTGCCCCTCCTTCACCGCCACGAAGGTGCCGCGGCAGGTGGCGCACACGCGGCCGCCCGCCGTGAGCGTGCCCTCGATGACGGCGCGGTCGCCCTTCACCTCCACCGCCTGCGCTCGCAGCTGCACCGGGCCCGTCATGGGCGTGGGGCGCAGCAGCTTGATGGCGTAGTCCGCGGTGACCGTGCAGGGCGGCGAGGACGCGTTCGCCTCGCGCATCAGGCGGTAGGCCGCGGTCCAGTTGCAGTGGCAGTCCAGCAGCGCGCCGATGATCCCGCCGTTGAGCACGCCGGGGAAGGCCTGGTGGTGCGGCTCGGGCGTCCACTCCGCGACGACGATGCCGGAGTCCTCGCTCTCCGGGAGGCTGCGGATGCGCAGCCCCTTCGCGTTGGCGGGGCCGCAGCCGAAGCAGGCGTTGTGGGGGGCGTAGCGTTCCTGGAGGCTCGGGGTGGGGTTCGCGCTCATGCGGCCCAACTTACGTCAGCCCCCCGGGCCCCGGGAGTGTCCTTTGAGGGGCCGTCTCGCCTCAGGGCCCGCGCTGCAGCACCGCGTCGAACCAGGGCTCGAGCGCGGCGTTGCGGCAGGGCCCGCGGCAGCTGCGGTGCAGGCTGCCGTCGCTGCCGGGCCACTCCACCAGCCAGCTCTCGCCGTCGAAGGCGCCCCGGTCCTTCTCGCGCAGCATCGCCGCGTGCGCCTCCGGAGTGACCTCCACCACGCCGTCCGGGCGCAGCTGGTAGTTGTCGAAGCCGCGCGCGAGGCCCGGCAGGTGCGCGGGCTCGAACACCTCGGGGCTCGCGTGCGTGAAGCCCGTCTCGGCGTAGAGGCGCAGCGGCTCCGGCAGCGACTCCCCCTTGAGCAGCGGCGCGAGCGAGACGCCGTCCGCCCCGGGAAGCCCGGGCAGCCCGGCCACGCTCAGCAGCGTGGGCCCCACGTCGATGAGGCGCACCAGCGCGTCCACCTGCGCCGGGCCGCGGCCCCAGCTGCGCGGCAGCTTCACCGCGAGCAGGATGCGGTTCTCCTCCTCGTGCAGCCGCGCGCCGTGCACGGGCGTCGCGCCGGCGAGCTCCGGGTGATCCGAGTGGAAGCTCTCCCCGTGGTCCGAGAGCAGCACGATGAGCGCGTCGTCGTAGCGGCCGCTCTTCTTGAGTGCGTCCAGCAGCGCGCCCACCTGCGCGTCCGCCTGGGAGATGAGCTCGTCGTAGAGCCCCTCGGCCACGCGCACGCTGCCGCCGCCCTTCGCCCCTACGGCGATGGGCGAGAACTGCATGCGCACGCGCCGCTCGAGCGGCTCGGTGGCCGGCACCTCGCGCCGGTAGAAGGGGTAGACCGGGTCTCCGGGGAAGTGCGCCGCCGTCGCGTGGAAGGCGAGCAGCGCGGGGCCCGCCTCCGCCTGGCGCAGCATCCGCGAGGCGAGCCGGTCCGCGTAGCCGCGGGGGTCATAGACGCCCGCGAGCGCCCGGTTCTCGATGAACTCGGGCAGCAGCCACGCCCCCAGCCGGTTGTCCGCGAACAGCCCCAGCGCCCGGTAGCGCAGCTTCTCCAGCAGGAAGTTCACCGCGCCGCGCGGCGGCTGCAGCCGCATCGCAAACCCCGAGGCCTCGCCCTCGAAGTGGAAGCGCGAGCAGTCGGTGGCCCACAGCGTCCCGTAGCCCGCCCGGCCGAAGGCCTGCGCGAAGGTGGGCGCCTCCACGATGCGCGCGTCCGCCGTGAGCGGGTAGCGCACGCCGGTGCGGTGCGGCCAGCGCGCGGTGAGCAGCGCGCGCCACGCGGGCTCCGTCTGCGCGATGGGCGTGTACGCGCGGGTGAAGAGCGTGGCCTCCTGCACGAAGGCGTCCAGGTGCGGCGCGACCTCGCCCGTGCCGCCCAGCGCCCGCAGCCGGTCCGGCCGGAACGCATCCACGCCGATGAGCACCACCAGCGGCGGCGGCGCGGGCGGCGCCTGCCCGGCCCCAGGCAGCGCCCACCCTCCTCCCATGAGCCCCACCGCGCCCGCCGCGGCGAGCGCGCCCACCGCAGCGCCGCGGCGCGAGCGCAGGAGCAGCGCCACCGCATGGCCGAGCAGCCACAGCGCCGCCGCCACCTGCGGCTGCCAGGGCTCACCGTGCAGCGTGAGCCACTCGAGCGCGCCGCGCACCGCCGGCACGTCGTCGAAGAGCGCCGGGCGCTGGATGGCGCGGTCCCACGCGAGGAGCGCGAAGAGCACCCCCCAGTGCAGCGTCACCGGGAGCACGCCCCTTCGCCCCCAGGCCCGGGCGAGCAGCCCCGCGCCCGCCCCGAGCACCGCGCCTCCCAGCAGGTAGGCGAGCAGCACCCGCGAGAGCAGCGGCGGGAGCAGCGGGCGCACCAGCGCCATGAGCGCCGCGTAGGGCCCGCTCACGTCCAGGTTCACCCCCACCGTGCCCGCGCGCACCAGCAGCGCGCTCTCGGCGAGGAAGAGGACGAGCCCCAGCAGCGCCCCGCCGGCGAGCGGGGGCCAGAGGCCCCGGAGGCCCTGGAGTGCAGAGCGGAGGGGCGAGCGGGAGGGGCGGGACGGCAGCGGACGGGGCGACATGGGCGGGCCGGATTCCCGTGTACCCGAAATGGGGCGCCGGGCGCCACGGCACCCCCGGGCGGCCAACCCCGCGCAATCCCACGTGCACCTGCGCTTCTCGGGCCCGTAAGTGCGCTGGATGGCTTGGGGTTTTCCGTTGACGGCCGGTTCGCGGCGTCCTTATAAGCCGCTGGTTTCTTTTGCCATCGGGGCTTCCTTGAGCACAGTCGCGTTGGACAGGGTCTCCGCCCAGTTTCCAGAGGCGGTCGCGGAGCGCTACGTGGACCGGGCGGGCGGGGCGTGGGCGGTCATCCACCCCCAGCACCTGCGCCAGGTCGCCGCCTTCCTGAAGAGCGAGCCGGACCTGGAGTTCAAGCTGTTCCTCTCCGCGGACGGAGTGGACCGGCTGCACCTCGCCGAGAACGATCCTCGCTTCGAGGTCGTCTACTTCCTCTACTCCCTCAAGCGCCACGAGCACGTGCGCCTCAAGGTGCGCGTCACCGAGGCGAACCCGGTGGTGCCCTCCCTGGTGCCCGTGTTCCGGGGCGCGAACTGGTGGGAGCGCTTCGTCTGGGACTTCTACGGCGTGAAGTTCGACGGTCACCCGGACCTGCGCCGCATCCTCATGTACGAGGAGTTCCAGGGCCACCCGCTGCGCAAGGACTACGCCATGCGCGACCGGCAGCCGCTCATCCCGCAGCGGCCCATCAAGGACATCTTCCGCGGCCCCGGCACCAGCGGCGTCGCCTGAGCCGCCCGAGCGCCCTCCCCTCCTTCCGAGCTCCCCCAGCTTCTCCGAGCCTCCCGAGCACACCATGGCTGAGCAGCCCCACAAGCCCGTCGAGCAGCACGAGCACAACCCGGACACCGACTCCTACGCCCGCGAGAGCGAGCTGGCCGCCGAGCTGCAGACGAAGCGGATGGTCGTGAACATGGGCCCCTCGCACCCGGCCATGCACGGCACGGTGCGCATGAAGGTGGAGCTCGATGGCGAGACCATCGTGCGCGCGGACCCGGAGATCGGCTTCCTGCACCGCGGCTTCCAGAAGAGCAGCGAGAACGTCACCTGGACCCAGGTGCTGCCGTACACGGACCGGCTCAACTACCTGTCCGCGATGATGAACAACTTCGGGTACCTCAACGCGGTCGAGAAGCTCATCGGCCTCGAGATCCCGGAGCGCGCCCAGTACATGCGCGTCATCGGCAGCGAGCTGCACCGCATGCACGATCACCTCACCTGCGTGGGCGCCATCAGCCTCGAGCTGGGCGGCTTCGCGGCGTTCCTCTACGGCATCGAGGCGCGCGAGCTGATCATGGACCGGGTGAGCGAGCTGACCGGCGCGCGCCTCACCACCAGCTTCGGGCGCATCGGCGGCATGAACCGCGACCTGCCCGAGGGCTGGATCGAGAAGACCCTCAAGAGTCTCGACAAGATCGCGGAGCTGCGCGACGAGGTGGACGTGCTGCTCACGTCCAACCGCATCTTCGTGGACCGCACGAAGGGCACCGGCGTCATCAGCGCCGAGGACGCCATCGACTTCGGGTGGACCGGCCCCTGCCTGCGCGCCTGCGGCGTGGACTACGACATCCGCAAGGTGAAGCCCTACTGGGTCTACGACCGCTTCGACTTCGACGTCCCCATCGGTCAGCACGGCGACAACTACGATCGCTACCTGATGCGCGTGGAGGAGATGAAGCAGAGCGACAAGATCCTCCGCCAGGCGCTCAAGAGCATCCCCGCCGGCCCCATCATCGTGGACGACTGGCGCATCGCGCTGCCGCCCAAGCCCGAGGTGTACGGGACCATCGAGGGCGTGATGAGCCACTTCAAGCTCGTCATGGAGGGCATCCAGGTGCCGCCCGGCGAGGTCTACGACTCCACCGAGGCGTCCAACGGCGAGCTCGGCTGGTACATCGTGAGCGACGGGCGCGGCCGCCCCTACAAGCTGCACGTGCGCGCCCCCGGCTTCCCCATCCTGTCCGCGGTGCCCCACATCATCGAGGGGCAGATGCTCGCGGACCTCATTCCCACCTTTGACACGATCAACATGATCGGCGGCGAGGTCGAGCAGTGAGCGACACCGACAACAAGAACGGCGGCGGCAAGCCCACGGGCGACGCGCAGAAGCCCCCCACGGGCAGCCCCACCAACGACCCGGCGGCCCAGCGTGGCCCCTCTCCGTCCAACCCGCCCGCGGGCGCGGTGAAGGACCCGGCCCCCGCGCACCCCTCCAGCGTCACCGCGCCTCCCAAGGCCGCGGCGCCCCCGCCTGCGGGCCCCCCGAAGCCTCCGCCGCCCAAGAACCCGGGCTTCGTCACCGTCACCATCGACGGCAAGGAGGTCGTGGCCAAGCCGGGGACGAACATGATCGAGGCGGCCAAGTCGGTCGGCTCGGAGATCCCCTACTACTGCTACCACCCTCGCCTCAGCATCGCGGCCAACTGCCGCATCTGCCTGGTGGAGGCCTCCAACGCGCCCAAGCTGGTGCCCGCGTGCCAGACCCCGCTCGCCGAGGGCCAGGTGGTGAAGACCACCACGCCCAAGGTGAAGGAGAACCAGCGCTCGGTGATGGAGTTCCTGCTGCTCAACCACCCGGTCGACTGCGCCATCTGCGACCAGGCCGGTGAGTGCAAGCTGCAGGACTACTATATGAAGTACGACTACCGCCCCTCGCGGCTCGAGGGCGGCAAGGTCCTGAAGAACAAGCGCAAGGTGCTCGGCCCCCTCGTGGTGCTGGACCAGGAGCGCTGCATCATCTGCACGCGCTGCGTGCGCTTCATGAACGAGATCCCGAAGGAGCCGCAGCTCGGCGTCTTCGGCCGCGGCAGCCACGAGCGCATCGACGTGTTCCCGGGCAGCGAGCTCAACAGCAACTACTCGCTCAACACCGTGGACATCTGCCCGGTGGGCGCGCTGCTCAGCCGCGACTACCGCTTCCGGGCCCGCAGCTGGTTCCTCTCCGCCACCCCGTCCGTGTGCACCGGCTGCTCGCGCGGCTGCAACACCTACGCGGACTGGATGGGCCAGGAGACCTACCGCTACCGCCCGCGCGAGAACGAGGCAGTGAACAAGAGCTGGATGTGCGACGCGGGCCGGCTCACCTACAAGTCCCTCAACAAGGGCCGCGTGCTCACGCCGGTCATCGGCCGCACGGGCGGCGCCGCCGCCACGGCGGAGATCACCCGCCTGGATGCGCTGCAGGCCGCGGCCAAGGCCCTCAAGGGCGCGGGCGCCGGCAAGGTCGCGGTGCTCGCGAGCGCGGTCGCTTCCAACGAGGACCTGCTCGGCGCGCTCTCCTTCGCCAAGAGCAGCCTGGGCGTGAAGGAGGTCTACGTGGGCGGCCGCCCGGACGGCGCGCCGGACCACTACCTCTACACCGCGGACAAGAACCCGAACCGCAACGGCCTCGAGATGGTCGCGGCGGGCCTGGGCCTCACCCTGCGTCCCTTCCAGGAGCTGGTGAAGGGGCTCGAGGGCGGCCGCGTGAAGGCGCTCTACGCCGTGGGCTGCGAGGTGCCCGTGGCGGACGAGGGCAGCTTCGCGAAGCTCGTGGGCGGCCTGGACGTGTTCGTGGCGCAGGCCATGAACGAGTCCGCCGTGACGGCGCAGGCCACCGTGCTGCTGCCGGCCAGCGTGCACGTGGAGGACGAGGGCAGCTTCGTCAACGTGGACGGGCTCATCCAGCGCTTCCGCAAGGCCTACCCCTCCAAGGGCGAGGCGATGCCGCACTGGAAGTGGGCGGCGGAGCTGGGCCGCGAGCTGGGGGCGAAGGAGCCCGCGCTGGCGAGCGCACGCGACGTGTTCCGCACGCTGGGCGCGGCCGTCACGGGCTTCGCGGAGTTCAACTGGGACAAGGCGAGTCCGTCGGATCGCGAGAAGCCGGGCATCAATCCGCTGCCCGCGGGTGCGGACGGTCGTCCTCCGGGGTACCGCGAGTTCGGTGCTCCGCGCGTGAGGGGTCTCTAGATGAAGCGTCTCATTGGCATCTTCACCGGCATCGCCGTCATGCTGGGCGCGATCGTCAGCATCCAGGCGCTCGCGTACGTGGTGGGCGGGCTCGCCGAGAACCTGTTCTCGGGCGCCAGCCGCCTGACCAACATCATCTTCCTGATGCTGGTCTTCGTGATGATCATGGCCACGCTGTTGACCATGGCGGAGCGCAAGTGGAGCGCGCTGATGCAGAACCGCATCGGCCCGAACCGCGCGAAGCTGGTGGTGGGCCCCATCAACAACTCGCTGATGGGCCTGCCGCACATCCTCACCGACTCGCTGAAGATGCTCACCAAGGAGCGCTTCCGGCCGGAGGGGGCGAACAAGTTCCTCTTCAACCTCGGCCCCATCCTGGCGTTCGCGCCGGTGTTCGCGCTCTTCGCCGTGGTGCCGGTGGGCCCCTCGGTGAAGTGGGACGGCCACGTCGTCGACATGGTCGTGGCGACGCCGGACTTCGGCATGCTCTACCTGCTGGGCAT
Encoded here:
- a CDS encoding 2Fe-2S iron-sulfur cluster-binding protein; the encoded protein is MSDTDNKNGGGKPTGDAQKPPTGSPTNDPAAQRGPSPSNPPAGAVKDPAPAHPSSVTAPPKAAAPPPAGPPKPPPPKNPGFVTVTIDGKEVVAKPGTNMIEAAKSVGSEIPYYCYHPRLSIAANCRICLVEASNAPKLVPACQTPLAEGQVVKTTTPKVKENQRSVMEFLLLNHPVDCAICDQAGECKLQDYYMKYDYRPSRLEGGKVLKNKRKVLGPLVVLDQERCIICTRCVRFMNEIPKEPQLGVFGRGSHERIDVFPGSELNSNYSLNTVDICPVGALLSRDYRFRARSWFLSATPSVCTGCSRGCNTYADWMGQETYRYRPRENEAVNKSWMCDAGRLTYKSLNKGRVLTPVIGRTGGAAATAEITRLDALQAAAKALKGAGAGKVAVLASAVASNEDLLGALSFAKSSLGVKEVYVGGRPDGAPDHYLYTADKNPNRNGLEMVAAGLGLTLRPFQELVKGLEGGRVKALYAVGCEVPVADEGSFAKLVGGLDVFVAQAMNESAVTAQATVLLPASVHVEDEGSFVNVDGLIQRFRKAYPSKGEAMPHWKWAAELGRELGAKEPALASARDVFRTLGAAVTGFAEFNWDKASPSDREKPGINPLPAGADGRPPGYREFGAPRVRGL
- the nuoD gene encoding NADH dehydrogenase (quinone) subunit D, whose product is MAEQPHKPVEQHEHNPDTDSYARESELAAELQTKRMVVNMGPSHPAMHGTVRMKVELDGETIVRADPEIGFLHRGFQKSSENVTWTQVLPYTDRLNYLSAMMNNFGYLNAVEKLIGLEIPERAQYMRVIGSELHRMHDHLTCVGAISLELGGFAAFLYGIEARELIMDRVSELTGARLTTSFGRIGGMNRDLPEGWIEKTLKSLDKIAELRDEVDVLLTSNRIFVDRTKGTGVISAEDAIDFGWTGPCLRACGVDYDIRKVKPYWVYDRFDFDVPIGQHGDNYDRYLMRVEEMKQSDKILRQALKSIPAGPIIVDDWRIALPPKPEVYGTIEGVMSHFKLVMEGIQVPPGEVYDSTEASNGELGWYIVSDGRGRPYKLHVRAPGFPILSAVPHIIEGQMLADLIPTFDTINMIGGEVEQ